The following coding sequences lie in one Prevotella nigrescens genomic window:
- a CDS encoding T9SS type A sorting domain-containing protein: protein MKRLLFLLSMLVCAVLDAAAEQSIVTITTSKAYGDTFVFNPVPMAEGIISVDWGDGNKVDYKLSPDMMPYKLRREGVLKGNTVKIYGALSELSVTGQGVTAIKLEGQSGLKSLDLNNNQLTYTTLDLGDAKNLQRLSLSKNKINMLNLREFSKLEFFDIYENPQLSTVAFADVNPNMKMITMYNCDIVHFYDTYLFPNLTSIDLHGNSLMDISLPAEKYPSLKSLNVSKNMISTIDVSGLTKLENLAVAYNKLTKLNVAANTELQSLSIGHNDISTIGLSKNLKLSSLNVSKTKLTELDVSKMETLKSLYCDSIRINRLEVSGLKWLQTLSAKACDLEFLDFTANYFALRYLYLQGNKNFTPQSLNFMYQTIQDPNRTGYMYVKDSNGETADAEKYLMFNNPESHWRIDVKGDGTCSMAEVVITQKPATGGTYKVMKRDMVYSPDKSAFERHYNEVGSDGKVVPGSILCVRYTAEEGKQYKGIMVNGKLVQDTLFAVTADAEVKAVFEEQQDERCITLTVPAGQPSTYGIGADNDNTPVKIDWGDGALKEYTAKTSWTFIDGTTEGTQVKIYGDVTYLNCESYPDYATDNKISAIDLTKNNKMKYIDMYFNQLKAIDVTNQADLLYLDVSMNEEIKSIDVTKCPLLLQLKAYGLGTLNSIDVKNNPELQLINMKNTALKDIDLSNNGKLIELNLTNCKLTEINVSNMPELKQLHLSNNAIKSIDLKNNTKLLDCSVMKNKLTSLDLSKNVLLEKLDAAENTLEGLDLSANTAIWYIDVRGNKWNACQLNDFYYALPKYVDPGEEASGSTTPTKLWIAFGANANDVEHSETLLAKAKLWVMNYTENGDGTGCNEAYITILPCENGEVAVKDPSDKVVKSGTKVQKNTELTVYATPDSGYEVVSMKANGQDITDKKFIIKQATEVAVMFSLASSINGTERVVATAEGGNHKINIYTNSPVKATVVGANGKILFTDTLSADTSLGFPAGIYIVTLQNGTDTVTHKLLVR, encoded by the coding sequence ATGAAGAGACTGCTATTTCTTTTATCGATGCTCGTATGCGCCGTGCTCGACGCTGCGGCAGAGCAGAGCATCGTTACCATCACCACGAGCAAGGCGTATGGCGATACTTTCGTTTTCAACCCGGTACCGATGGCAGAAGGCATCATATCGGTGGATTGGGGAGACGGCAACAAAGTAGATTATAAACTGAGTCCGGACATGATGCCGTACAAGCTACGCAGGGAAGGAGTGCTGAAAGGCAACACCGTGAAGATATACGGAGCACTGTCCGAACTGTCCGTAACCGGACAAGGAGTTACCGCAATAAAGCTTGAGGGACAGTCAGGACTGAAGAGTCTCGACCTGAACAATAACCAGCTTACGTACACGACACTCGACCTTGGCGATGCAAAGAACCTTCAGCGGCTGTCGCTTTCAAAGAACAAGATAAACATGCTCAACCTCCGCGAGTTCTCAAAGCTGGAATTTTTCGACATCTACGAGAACCCGCAACTCTCCACTGTGGCTTTTGCCGACGTCAATCCGAATATGAAAATGATTACCATGTACAACTGCGACATAGTCCATTTCTACGATACATACCTGTTTCCGAACCTGACAAGCATAGACCTACATGGCAATTCGCTGATGGACATAAGCCTTCCGGCAGAGAAATACCCATCGCTGAAATCGCTGAACGTGAGCAAAAACATGATTTCGACAATCGATGTGAGCGGACTGACAAAGTTGGAGAACCTCGCCGTAGCATACAACAAGCTCACCAAACTGAACGTTGCTGCGAACACGGAACTGCAGAGCCTGTCGATAGGACACAACGATATAAGCACAATCGGGCTGTCGAAGAACCTCAAACTGTCGAGCCTCAACGTGAGCAAAACCAAACTTACGGAACTCGATGTGTCGAAGATGGAAACGCTGAAGTCGCTCTATTGCGACTCAATACGCATCAACCGGCTCGAAGTGAGCGGTCTGAAATGGCTGCAGACACTGTCGGCAAAGGCGTGCGACCTTGAGTTCCTCGACTTCACGGCAAACTATTTCGCACTGCGATACCTCTACCTGCAGGGCAACAAAAACTTCACACCGCAGTCTCTGAACTTCATGTATCAGACCATACAAGACCCCAACCGTACGGGATACATGTATGTAAAGGACTCTAACGGAGAGACGGCAGATGCAGAAAAATACCTTATGTTCAACAATCCGGAGTCGCATTGGAGGATTGACGTAAAGGGCGACGGAACCTGTTCGATGGCAGAAGTAGTGATAACGCAGAAGCCTGCGACAGGCGGAACCTACAAGGTGATGAAACGCGACATGGTGTATTCGCCCGACAAAAGTGCCTTTGAACGGCACTACAACGAAGTGGGCAGCGACGGAAAGGTCGTTCCCGGCTCGATATTGTGCGTGCGCTACACTGCCGAAGAGGGCAAGCAGTACAAGGGAATAATGGTTAATGGAAAACTTGTGCAGGACACCTTGTTCGCCGTTACCGCAGATGCAGAGGTCAAGGCTGTGTTCGAGGAACAGCAAGACGAGCGGTGCATAACGCTCACCGTACCGGCAGGGCAGCCCAGCACTTACGGTATAGGGGCAGACAACGACAACACTCCCGTGAAGATAGACTGGGGAGACGGTGCCCTGAAAGAATATACGGCAAAGACATCGTGGACTTTCATTGACGGAACAACGGAAGGAACGCAGGTCAAGATATACGGCGACGTAACCTATCTGAACTGCGAAAGCTACCCGGACTACGCCACAGACAACAAGATTTCGGCAATAGACCTGACCAAGAACAACAAGATGAAGTACATAGACATGTACTTCAACCAGCTGAAAGCCATAGACGTAACGAACCAAGCCGACCTTCTGTACCTCGACGTGTCCATGAACGAGGAAATAAAAAGCATAGATGTAACGAAGTGTCCGCTGTTGCTGCAACTGAAGGCGTACGGACTGGGCACGCTGAACAGCATCGACGTGAAGAACAATCCCGAGCTGCAGCTCATCAACATGAAGAATACGGCACTGAAAGACATAGACCTGTCGAACAACGGAAAGCTGATAGAGCTGAACCTTACAAACTGTAAGCTGACAGAAATCAACGTGTCGAACATGCCGGAACTGAAGCAGCTGCACCTCAGCAACAACGCCATAAAGAGCATAGACCTGAAGAACAACACGAAGTTGCTCGACTGCTCGGTGATGAAAAACAAACTCACGTCGCTCGATTTGTCGAAGAACGTGTTGCTCGAAAAGCTCGATGCGGCAGAAAACACGCTCGAAGGGCTCGACCTGTCGGCAAACACTGCCATCTGGTACATCGACGTACGCGGAAACAAATGGAACGCTTGCCAGCTCAACGACTTCTATTATGCACTGCCGAAATACGTCGATCCGGGCGAAGAAGCATCGGGCAGCACCACTCCAACGAAGCTCTGGATAGCATTCGGAGCCAACGCAAACGACGTGGAACACTCCGAGACACTGCTCGCCAAGGCGAAACTGTGGGTCATGAACTATACCGAGAACGGCGACGGAACGGGCTGCAACGAGGCATACATAACCATTCTGCCTTGCGAGAACGGAGAAGTAGCCGTGAAAGACCCTTCCGACAAGGTTGTGAAAAGCGGCACTAAGGTGCAGAAGAACACCGAGCTCACCGTCTATGCAACACCAGACAGTGGTTACGAAGTAGTTTCGATGAAAGCCAACGGACAGGATATTACAGACAAGAAGTTCATCATTAAACAAGCCACTGAAGTTGCTGTAATGTTCTCATTGGCATCTTCCATCAATGGCACAGAACGTGTTGTGGCAACCGCAGAGGGCGGAAACCACAAAATAAACATCTATACGAACAGCCCTGTCAAGGCAACCGTAGTAGGTGCAAACGGCAAGATACTCTTCACTGACACCCTGTCTGCCGACACGTCATTGGGTTTCCCAGCCGGCATCTACATCGTAACGTTGCAGAACGGCACCGACACCGTAACCCACAAGCTACTCGTCAGATAA
- a CDS encoding TolC family protein, with translation MRTKFIVAILLILASNTTAQTLEECQKAAEKNYPLIKQYGLIARTTELTVRNIQKGWLPQIAASAQATCQSDVVSWPERMKSMYQQMGIAMKGLAKDQYKVAINLQQTLYDGGAISSQSAVTRQEGTVQEAQNNVNLYQVHRRVNEMYFSLLLLDEQIRLNSDIKNLLLSSENKLAAMVKSGTAAASDLDNVRAERLGAEQQNASLKAQRQMLQRMLSVFCGIEVSKLRKPAAVKATASANNRPELRLFDSQLKLSEVQERALDARLRPTLGLFAQGYYGYPGLNMFEDMISRKWRLNGIVGVRLSWNVGALYTRKNDKARLRVQRELIENARDVFLFNNNMEQIQQTDNISRFRTMMQGDDEIIVLRTNVRKAAESKLVHGIIDVNSLLREINNENAAKVQQAIHEIDMLKEMYNLKYTNNE, from the coding sequence ATGAGAACTAAATTCATAGTTGCAATATTGCTAATATTAGCATCTAACACCACAGCACAAACGTTAGAAGAGTGCCAAAAGGCGGCTGAGAAGAACTATCCCCTTATCAAACAGTATGGCTTAATAGCCCGGACAACCGAGCTGACAGTCAGGAACATTCAGAAAGGGTGGCTGCCACAGATTGCCGCTTCGGCGCAGGCAACCTGCCAAAGCGACGTTGTGTCGTGGCCCGAGCGCATGAAAAGCATGTACCAACAGATGGGAATAGCGATGAAAGGACTGGCAAAGGACCAGTACAAGGTAGCCATCAACCTTCAGCAGACACTCTACGACGGCGGTGCAATAAGCAGTCAGAGTGCCGTTACCCGTCAGGAAGGAACGGTGCAGGAGGCACAGAACAATGTAAACCTGTATCAGGTGCACCGTCGTGTCAATGAAATGTACTTCTCGCTCCTGCTGCTCGACGAACAAATCAGGCTGAACAGCGATATTAAAAACCTTCTGCTGTCGAGCGAAAACAAACTTGCTGCCATGGTAAAGAGCGGTACGGCAGCCGCAAGCGACCTTGACAACGTAAGGGCAGAACGCCTTGGCGCAGAGCAGCAGAACGCAAGTCTGAAAGCCCAGCGGCAGATGTTGCAGCGCATGTTAAGCGTCTTTTGCGGCATAGAGGTAAGCAAACTCCGAAAACCGGCGGCTGTCAAAGCCACCGCTTCGGCAAACAACCGACCGGAACTCCGGCTGTTCGACAGCCAGCTGAAGCTCTCCGAAGTGCAGGAGAGAGCCTTGGACGCACGCCTACGCCCCACGTTGGGACTCTTTGCACAGGGCTATTACGGCTATCCGGGGCTGAATATGTTCGAAGATATGATAAGCCGTAAGTGGCGGCTCAACGGCATCGTGGGCGTAAGACTGTCGTGGAACGTGGGCGCTCTCTACACGCGCAAGAACGACAAGGCACGATTGAGGGTGCAACGCGAACTGATTGAGAACGCACGCGACGTGTTCCTGTTCAACAATAACATGGAACAGATACAGCAGACAGACAACATCAGCCGCTTCCGAACGATGATGCAAGGCGACGACGAGATAATTGTGCTGCGCACAAACGTACGCAAAGCTGCCGAATCGAAGCTGGTTCACGGCATCATAGACGTGAACAGTCTGCTGCGAGAAATAAACAACGAGAATGCGGCAAAGGTGCAGCAGGCTATCCACGAGATAGATATGCTCAAGGAAATGTACAACCTGAAGTACACCAACAACGAATAA
- a CDS encoding HlyD family secretion protein, which yields MKKIVPLAVLAFMMASCGEEKKDYDATGTFEATEVTVSAESSGQLISFNVTEGQLLNGGLTVGQIDSRQLALKREQLATSNQQLDANHGLLEANKRQLAANRQATASKQLDLKKQVASIRQQIANLQRERQRFSELLHDGAVPRKQVDDIDYQIEVLRKQLAATTEQIASQNAALAEQDKGIAAQIDGISSQQAGVTAQQAGVRTQQAQIDDQIAHTFVKTPLAGTVLEKYAEQGEFVSVGKPLFKIADTKSMFIRAYITSEQLKNVRLGQRVTVLADYGKGQKKKYSGVVTWISSRSEFTPKTIVTDDERADLVYPIKVKFQNDGYAKIGMYGEIKF from the coding sequence ATGAAGAAGATAGTACCATTAGCCGTTCTTGCCTTTATGATGGCATCTTGCGGAGAGGAAAAGAAGGATTATGACGCAACGGGAACGTTCGAAGCGACGGAAGTTACCGTGTCTGCAGAGTCTTCGGGACAGCTTATCAGCTTCAATGTTACCGAAGGACAGCTGCTCAACGGCGGACTGACGGTGGGACAGATAGACTCGCGCCAACTGGCACTGAAGCGCGAGCAGCTGGCAACAAGCAACCAGCAGCTCGATGCAAACCACGGTCTGCTCGAAGCAAACAAGCGACAGCTGGCTGCCAACCGACAGGCTACGGCAAGCAAACAGCTCGATTTGAAGAAGCAAGTGGCGTCCATTCGCCAGCAGATAGCCAACCTGCAGCGGGAGCGTCAGCGCTTTTCGGAACTCCTGCACGACGGTGCCGTACCACGGAAGCAGGTCGATGACATCGACTATCAGATTGAAGTGCTGCGCAAACAGCTCGCTGCCACCACCGAACAGATAGCCAGCCAGAACGCCGCATTGGCAGAACAGGACAAGGGAATAGCCGCACAGATAGACGGAATCAGCTCGCAACAGGCTGGCGTAACCGCCCAGCAGGCAGGCGTCCGCACCCAGCAGGCACAGATAGACGACCAGATTGCCCATACTTTCGTGAAGACTCCGCTCGCCGGAACAGTATTGGAGAAGTATGCAGAGCAGGGAGAATTCGTTTCCGTAGGCAAGCCGTTGTTCAAGATTGCAGACACCAAGAGCATGTTCATACGGGCATACATCACCTCCGAACAGCTGAAAAACGTCAGGCTCGGGCAAAGGGTTACGGTGCTGGCAGACTACGGAAAGGGGCAGAAAAAGAAGTATTCGGGGGTTGTTACATGGATTTCGAGCCGGTCGGAGTTTACGCCCAAGACCATCGTAACCGACGACGAGCGTGCCGATTTGGTCTATCCCATCAAGGTAAAGTTCCAAAACGACGGCTACGCAAAGATTGGAATGTACGGCGAAATAAAGTTCTAA
- a CDS encoding ATP-binding cassette domain-containing protein translates to MNAIEVNNISKHYGKVQALQNVSFSVGEGEVFGLIGPDGAGKTSMYRILCSLLLPDAGTASVAGYDVVSQLKEIRKRVGYMPGKFSLYQDLTVEENLKFFATLFNTTVEENYDSIKAIYSQIERFRKRKAGALSGGMKQKLALCCALVHKPQILFLDEPTTGVDPVSRTEFWDILAHLKEHQITVVASTPYLDEVRRCERVAFLSEGIVKGTGTPDEILTEFRAVFNPPPVEHKHSSEVEETTGNVIEVEHLVKAFGNFRAVDDISFTVRKGEIFGFLGANGAGKTTAMHMLTGLNQPTSGTGRVLGYDIRTQYEQIKQHIGYMSQRFSLYEDLTVAQNIRLFAGIYGMQDDEIHRKTDELLQRLNFAEHRNSLVSGLPLGWKQKLAFSVSIFHNPGIVFLDEPTGGVDPATRRQFWELIYDASEQGITVFVTTHYMDEAEYCDRITIMVDGKIKALGTPDELKQKLNQPDMYHVFTYLARQATRSSD, encoded by the coding sequence ATGAATGCCATCGAAGTAAACAATATATCGAAGCATTACGGCAAGGTGCAGGCGTTGCAGAACGTGAGCTTTTCCGTTGGCGAAGGCGAGGTTTTCGGACTGATTGGTCCCGACGGAGCAGGCAAGACGTCCATGTATCGCATACTCTGTTCGCTGCTTCTGCCCGATGCAGGCACGGCTTCGGTTGCGGGATACGACGTTGTAAGCCAGCTGAAAGAGATACGCAAGCGGGTTGGATACATGCCCGGCAAGTTCTCGCTCTACCAGGATTTGACGGTGGAAGAGAACCTAAAGTTCTTCGCAACGCTGTTCAATACAACGGTAGAAGAGAACTACGATTCCATCAAGGCCATCTATTCGCAGATTGAACGCTTCAGAAAAAGAAAGGCAGGGGCACTCTCGGGCGGCATGAAACAGAAGCTTGCGCTCTGCTGTGCACTCGTTCACAAGCCGCAAATACTATTCCTCGACGAACCGACAACGGGCGTAGACCCAGTCAGCCGCACCGAATTCTGGGACATTCTGGCACATTTAAAGGAACATCAGATAACCGTTGTTGCATCGACTCCGTACTTGGACGAGGTGAGAAGATGCGAGCGCGTGGCGTTCCTTTCCGAAGGTATTGTAAAGGGAACAGGCACGCCCGACGAGATATTAACCGAGTTCAGAGCCGTCTTTAACCCTCCGCCCGTAGAACATAAACATAGCAGCGAGGTGGAAGAAACCACCGGAAACGTCATCGAGGTAGAGCATCTTGTCAAGGCTTTCGGCAATTTCCGTGCGGTGGACGACATATCTTTCACGGTCAGGAAAGGCGAAATATTCGGCTTCCTCGGGGCTAACGGAGCCGGAAAGACCACTGCCATGCACATGCTGACGGGCTTAAACCAACCCACAAGCGGCACCGGCAGGGTGTTAGGCTACGACATTCGCACCCAATACGAGCAGATAAAGCAACACATTGGCTACATGAGCCAGCGGTTTTCGCTATACGAAGACCTCACCGTTGCCCAGAACATACGCTTGTTTGCAGGCATCTACGGCATGCAAGACGACGAAATCCACCGTAAGACCGACGAACTTCTGCAGCGTCTCAACTTCGCCGAGCACCGCAACAGCTTGGTGTCCGGTCTGCCGTTGGGGTGGAAACAGAAGCTGGCTTTCTCCGTCAGCATCTTCCACAACCCGGGCATTGTGTTCCTCGACGAGCCTACGGGAGGGGTCGATCCTGCCACTCGCCGCCAGTTCTGGGAACTGATTTACGATGCCTCGGAGCAGGGAATAACCGTCTTTGTAACCACCCACTACATGGACGAAGCCGAATATTGCGACCGCATAACGATTATGGTGGACGGCAAAATCAAGGCTTTGGGGACACCCGACGAACTGAAACAGAAGCTCAATCAGCCCGACATGTACCACGTGTTCACCTATCTGGCACGCCAGGCAACACGCAGCTCCGACTAA
- a CDS encoding ABC transporter permease: MKQFISFVIKETKHIVRDKRTMLILFGMPIVMMLLFGFAITTDVKNVRTIVVMGNANHATQQAADCLAASENFTLTQVVATPDEAKRLIRNQKADMAVVFPKDYGGTTQSVQFIVDGSDPNMAQLWTNYAGAVLTNPKEGLVNSKLLYNPQMKSAYNFVPAIMGTLLMLVCAMMTSISIVREKERGTMEVLLVSPIRPLLIIVAKVVPYLVLAFVILIAILLMAIFVLGVPLQGSLGWIFLISTIYILLALSLGLLVSNVAKTQLVALLLSAMVLLMPIVMLSGMIFPIESMPRILQYVSAIIPTRYYISAMRKLMIMGVGIEQVYRELAVLVGMFVILLSLSLAKFNKRLE, from the coding sequence ATGAAGCAGTTTATTTCGTTCGTTATCAAGGAAACAAAGCACATTGTCCGCGACAAGCGCACCATGCTTATCCTGTTTGGCATGCCGATAGTCATGATGCTGCTGTTTGGCTTTGCCATTACCACCGACGTGAAAAACGTGCGCACCATAGTGGTTATGGGCAATGCAAACCATGCCACACAGCAGGCGGCAGACTGCCTGGCAGCATCGGAAAACTTTACGCTTACACAGGTAGTGGCTACCCCTGACGAGGCAAAACGGCTCATTCGCAACCAGAAAGCAGACATGGCTGTGGTGTTTCCGAAAGACTATGGCGGCACAACACAGTCGGTCCAGTTTATTGTAGACGGCTCCGACCCGAACATGGCACAGCTCTGGACGAACTATGCGGGGGCGGTCTTGACCAATCCGAAAGAAGGTCTGGTAAACTCGAAGCTGCTTTACAATCCGCAGATGAAGTCGGCATACAACTTCGTTCCTGCCATCATGGGAACGCTGCTGATGCTGGTCTGCGCCATGATGACGTCGATTTCCATTGTCCGCGAAAAAGAAAGGGGCACCATGGAGGTGTTGCTTGTCTCGCCCATACGTCCGCTTCTCATCATCGTTGCCAAGGTTGTTCCCTACTTGGTGCTTGCCTTTGTCATCTTGATTGCCATACTGCTCATGGCTATTTTCGTGCTGGGCGTACCGCTGCAGGGGTCGTTGGGCTGGATATTTCTTATCTCCACGATATACATTCTCTTGGCACTCTCGTTGGGTTTGCTGGTTTCCAACGTTGCAAAAACGCAGCTCGTGGCACTTCTTTTGTCGGCTATGGTGCTGCTGATGCCCATTGTCATGCTTTCCGGAATGATATTTCCCATCGAGTCGATGCCACGTATTTTGCAGTATGTATCTGCCATAATACCTACCCGATACTACATCAGTGCAATGCGAAAACTAATGATTATGGGTGTTGGAATAGAGCAAGTGTATCGCGAACTGGCCGTTCTTGTGGGCATGTTCGTCATACTTTTGTCGCTTTCGCTTGCCAAGTTCAATAAACGATTAGAATAG
- a CDS encoding ABC transporter permease — protein sequence MTLKYLLRKEFTQIRRNSFIPRLIIVFPIMVMCVLPWVMNMEVKNIVVDVVDNDRTTTSQRLVHEIEASRYFVFHGQQPDYASALGNIEHSEADMAVVIPRNYSHDLALGHMPQVLIAANAVNGTKGAMGSAYLSQIVLSSVMPTAPAMKSKIDTLFLYNEHLNYKLFMIPALFTIVLMLITGFLPTLNIVSEKETGTIEQINVTPVNKWIFILAKLVPYWLIAFFIITVCLALAWAVYGITPVGSVALIYLLAMLLAVFFSSFGLIISNYSETMQQAVLVMWFFVVILLLLSGLFTPTRSMPQAAYLTTYVNPVCYFIEAMRTVFIRGGNLGSIAHQVLALSVIGLFMGCWAVLSYKKNH from the coding sequence ATGACGCTGAAATATCTTTTACGGAAGGAATTTACCCAAATTCGTCGCAATTCGTTTATTCCCCGCCTCATCATCGTCTTTCCAATAATGGTTATGTGTGTGCTTCCGTGGGTGATGAACATGGAGGTGAAGAACATCGTTGTAGATGTTGTGGACAACGACCGCACTACTACGTCGCAGCGATTGGTACACGAAATCGAGGCGAGCAGGTACTTTGTCTTCCACGGACAGCAGCCTGACTACGCGTCAGCACTCGGCAACATAGAGCATTCAGAGGCTGATATGGCAGTGGTCATACCCCGAAACTACAGCCACGACCTTGCCTTGGGACACATGCCTCAAGTGCTGATAGCTGCCAATGCAGTGAATGGAACAAAGGGAGCAATGGGTTCTGCCTATCTGTCGCAGATTGTTCTGTCGAGCGTGATGCCCACTGCTCCAGCCATGAAGTCGAAAATCGACACGCTGTTTCTATACAACGAGCACCTTAACTACAAGCTTTTCATGATTCCTGCCCTCTTTACTATCGTGCTGATGCTGATAACCGGCTTCCTGCCGACGCTGAACATAGTGAGCGAAAAGGAGACGGGCACGATAGAACAGATTAACGTTACCCCCGTAAACAAGTGGATTTTTATTCTTGCCAAGCTTGTTCCCTACTGGCTCATCGCCTTCTTCATCATCACCGTCTGCCTCGCATTGGCTTGGGCTGTATACGGTATAACCCCGGTGGGGAGTGTCGCGCTCATCTATCTGCTGGCTATGTTGCTTGCCGTTTTCTTCTCTTCGTTCGGGCTAATCATATCCAATTACTCCGAAACAATGCAACAAGCGGTTTTGGTTATGTGGTTTTTCGTGGTCATACTTTTGCTGCTTTCGGGCTTGTTTACGCCCACCCGGTCCATGCCGCAGGCAGCTTATCTCACCACGTATGTCAATCCCGTGTGCTACTTTATAGAAGCCATGCGCACCGTGTTCATACGTGGCGGCAACCTCGGCAGCATTGCCCACCAGGTGCTGGCACTCTCCGTAATCGGACTCTTTATGGGCTGCTGGGCTGTACTGAGCTACAAGAAGAACCATTAA